A single window of Ananas comosus cultivar F153 linkage group 19, ASM154086v1, whole genome shotgun sequence DNA harbors:
- the LOC109724655 gene encoding uncharacterized protein LOC109724655 — protein sequence MAAACSLLHLSFPRTPPSPASPLRSSRPNELPLPFPSRRPFSLLLSSTSFSNLPGPFHVDPAPPRAGYNVQVVVGEDEPEEVLLRRFRREVSKAGVIQECKRRRFFENKQEERKRKAREAGRRNRRR from the coding sequence ATGGCCGCGGCCTGCAGCCTCCTCCACCTCTCCTTCCCGAGGACCCCTCCCTCCCCCGCTTCTCCCCTCCGCTCCTCTCGCCCCAACGAGCTCCCCCTCCCTTTCCCCTCTCGCCGCCCCTTCTCGCTTTTGCTCTCCTCCACCTCCTTCTCCAACCTACCCGGCCCTTTCCATGTCGACCCCGCGCCCCCCCGCGCGGGGTACAACGTGCAGGTCGTGGTGGGCGAGGACGAGCCCGAGGAGGTGCTGCTGCGGCGCTTCCGAAGGGAGGTCTCCAAGGCTGGGGTCATCCAGGAGTGCAAGCGCCGCAGGTTCTTCGAGAACAAGCAGGAGGAGCGCAAGCGCAAGGCCCGCGAGGCCGGCCGCAGGAACCGCCGCAGGTGA